The DNA window aaaaaatagttgGACATGTCCAATTTATGTCTAAAAAACTTTCAAAAacccaaatgaaaaataaagagcATCAAATGTCataattaacaaagaaaaaaaatcaatattggaTAATTTATCTCCACATGCATTTCGCTATATAAAAATGTgaaatattttaaatctaaagAAGTGAATAATGTATAAAACATTcttctatttaattaaaagatattattattattattattattattattattattattattattattattattaaggtaatgctaacatgtgtcctaagggcacatgttaaagaactaaatgtagaaactttttattgaaaattgtgtaatatttttattaaaagtttaTAATTAATGTTTTCATTGTTTTGTTTCAATACAAACTTTCTATTAATGTGTTTCTTAACATGTgctcttagggcacatgttagttttacccttattattattattattattattattattattattattattattattattattattattattattattattattattattatttatcaccACCTGTATAGTCTGGTTCGAGAGATCACCTCTAGCATTAAATGGGTCAAACCCCCTTCTGATCACAGTTGTGGAGATCGAATTGTGGTCATCCCTATCAAATCCAGCGCCAATCAAAATTGGACTAATTAATAATTGGGTactatttctttattttattttattttatttttctcaaggATGTCACTAAGATTAATCATTCAATAATTTTCATATCTCATTCAATAATTCCAATTTAACTCCTCGTAATTAGAATTGGTcaaaatactattattattatattattattattattattattattattattattattattattattatatttatcaaatttttattaaaaggaCTAAAGGTAaatcaatatatataaattataaatagttATAGATTTTAAAAAGTCAATCATTTGACTggattgagaaattgaaaatataaattgaaaattttattaaaaaattaaaatttaaaagaaaaaaaaaactacagcAAAAAATGGTATTGGCCTTATATAATCGTATAAAATAAGTaatggaattgattatgaaaaaatataaatatatattgtgtAATTAAAATTTGTCATAATAATATACTTAATTGATAAAATACTATTAATATTaactattaaaatatatttttgtcttttactatttctttattttatctttttgttttttttttcttgaggATGGCACTAAGATTAATCATTCaataacttttatatttaattctaaacTTTATGAGAAGTGCCGATGATCACACTCTCTTTTTAATACACTCTCAAATATTCATTCTCTTATTAGATAAAACACACATGGGATCCCTTCTTTTAGAAATAGATCTTATATAAAATAGTATGACTTACATGTATTCTACCTAATAAAATAGTGAATGTTacaaaaatgataaaaagaaaatatttctagCATTCCTCCTTATAACAATTAGTcaaaatactattattattattatttggtaatcaaaatatattaaaaaggacTAAAGgtaaatcaatatatatatagaaaTAGATAGAGAAAtagtcaatatatatatatagttatagattTAAAAATGTCAATTATTTGACTAGATAGAGAAATTGAAAATTATAAatagaaaattttaataaaaaataaaatttaaaagaaaaaaaatgcaacaAAAAATAGTATTGACCTTGTATAATCGTAtaaaataagtaattaaaatttgtcataataatatatttaattgataaaatactattaatattaacaattaaaatatattttgagtcaaataaaattcatttttctagaacatagttatattattattttttacttaaGCTTACAGCCCTTAAAAAGTTAATATATAACATCAATGGCTAGTTAAGTtctttgagaaaaaaaaaaaagataaactaGAATGACAGAAGAATGGAAAAATTAAAACTAAGAAAAATGAGATCTATAAAAGAAGAGGAAGATCTTATCAGCAAGCTTCCTGATGTAATTTTATCTTCTATCATTTCTTTGCTTCCCGTCATGGAAGGAGTGAGAACTGGTGTGCTTTCAAAACGGTGGGAAACAATGTGGAAATACTCATCTCACCTTAACTTTGACCAAAGAAAAATGTTGAAGCCTTTGATCGAAGAATATATTCAAACTTCTGAACCAACTACACGCCTTAAAATGGCTATGTGTCGTAAGGTACAATTTTAGAGATGCTATGTAGAAGTACTCATGTGATATTGCTTATAATTGttaagttttgttgttgttggttcATGTAATGTCTTCTAACTTTTTACGatgaaaaaaaacattataattttaaattatttttaatttttaattttgttgatttttccaTCCCCTCTAAAAGTAGTTAGATTAGTTAACTGATAGAGTATTGACATCTTAAGTTAGATTAATCAAACTATCTAGATTTTGTTAAAGATTTAACTCAAAGGAATTTTAAGgaatcaattatatattttttgctAACTTTATTATAAAACAAGTGAAATTCAATCAAAAAGAATATTGGTATGATATCATCAATCTTTGGCTAATATTTCAAGTTTATCAATTTTTTGTATGACAGATATCTCCCGAAGATGAGCAATATTTTGATACAATTGCTCAAACAGCCATGTTGATTACATCAATTATGGACAATCACATTGGTCCTTTGAAAAGTTGTAGTAT is part of the Vicia villosa cultivar HV-30 ecotype Madison, WI linkage group LG2, Vvil1.0, whole genome shotgun sequence genome and encodes:
- the LOC131651312 gene encoding F-box protein At1g80960-like encodes the protein MRSIKEEEDLISKLPDVILSSIISLLPVMEGVRTGVLSKRWETMWKYSSHLNFDQRKMLKPLIEEYIQTSEPTTRLKMAMCRKISPEDEQYFDTIAQTAMLITSIMDNHIGPLKSCSIRHLVGWTL